From Epinephelus lanceolatus isolate andai-2023 chromosome 12, ASM4190304v1, whole genome shotgun sequence, the proteins below share one genomic window:
- the cdyl gene encoding chromodomain Y-like protein isoform X1 codes for MATEELYEVERIVDRRKNKKGKVEYLVRWRGYGAEGDTWEPETHLSSCMVYVHDFNRQYAQRQRDTTLLRSTRSSPSLHCSPAHRLPCRPPTSMAARSNVSSDITGGCEQVKPALSPAPLPSAGLTRPASVGSQQPSPAGRFSSSLMSASPAGSARRSVDLSKTGIKILVPKSPMNSRLDSEDCSSEAAHSLEAGAQEAHLVPPEVALLEKPAGVQLGPGEERARMGTRPRSQNPLPPPRVPVTPAAMRSLSGTGNSALMEAVAANGMSGVQSAVTGVTSATGKRRLEERSAFDKRLRFSVRQTESAYRYRDIVVKKQDGFTHILLSTKSSENNTLNPEVMKEIQSAMATAASDDSKLVLLGAVGSVFCCGLDFLYFIRRLTDERKKESIKMAETIRTFVNTFIQFRKPIVAAVNGPALGLGAAVLPLCDVVWANEKAWFQTPYASYGQTPDGCSSFTFPRIMGLASANELLLSGRKLTAQEACSKGLVSQVLWPGTFTQEVMLRVKELVMVDSLVLRESKALMRNTSRSALEQANERECEALKRVWGSSQGTDSILQYLQRGTELC; via the exons GTGGAGAGGATTGTGGACAGGAGGAAGAATAAGAAGGGGAAGGTGGAGTACCTGGTCAGGTGGAGAGGTTACGGTGCGGAGGGTGACACCTGGGAGCCTGAGACTCACCTGTCCTCTTGCATGGTCTACGTTCACGACTTTAACCGTCAGTACGCTCAGCGTCAGAGGGATACCACGTTACTGCGCTCCACCCGCAGCTCACCTAGCCTACACTGCAGCCCTGCCCACAGACTGCCTTGCAGGCCGCCCACCTCCATGGCAGCACGCAGTAACGtcagcagtgacatcacaggagGCTGTGAGCAGGTGAAACCTGCTCTCAGCCCGGCTCCACTGCCCTCCGCTGGACTGACCCGCCCAGCCTCCGTCGGCTCCCAGCAGCCCTCACCAGCAGGCAGATTCAGCAGCAGTCTGATGTCAGCGTCTCCGGCTGGCTCGGCCCGCCGCAGCGTGGACCTATCCAAGACCGGCATCAAGATCCTTGTTCCTAAGAGTCCCATGAACAGTCGTCTGGACTCAGAGGACTGTTCCAGCGAGGCGGCTCACAGCCTGGAGGCCGGAGCTCAGGAGGCTCACCTGGTCCCACCTGAGGTTGCCCTGCTGGAGAAACCTGCAGGCGTCCAGCTGGGGCCCGGAGAGGAGAGGGCCCGCATGGGGACCAGACCCCGCAGCCAGAACCCCCTGCCCCCACCCCGGGTACCCGTCACACCTGCTGCCATGCGCTCCCTTAGCGGCACAG GTAACTCTGCACTGATGGAGGCTGTAGCTGCCAACGGGATGTCAGGTGTGCAGAGTGCTGTTACCGGGGTGACCAGCGCAACAGGGAAGCGACGTCTGGAGGAACGGTCTGCTTTTGACAAACGTCTGAGATTCAGCGTGCGACAAACAGAGAGCGCTTACCGTTACCGTGACATTGTGGTGAAGAAACAAGATGGCTTCACCCACATCCTGTTGTCAACCAAGAGCTCCGAGAACAACACGCTCAATCCTGAG GTTATGAAGGAGATACAGAgtgccatggcaacagcagcaTCAGATGACAGTAAGCTGGTGTTACTCGGCGCCGTCGGCAGCGTCTTCTGCTGCGGCCTTGACTTCCTGTATTTCATCAGACGGCTGACAGATGAAAGGAAGAAGGAGAGCATCAAGATGGCTGAGACCATCAG gaCCTTCGTCAACACCTTCATCCAGTTCAGGAAGCCGATTGTGGCAGCGGTAAATGGGCCCGCCCTTGGCCTCGGCGCTGCCGTCCTGCCGCTCTGTGACGTCGTGTGGGCCAATGAGAAGGCCTGGTTCCAGACGCCGTATGCATCCTATGGCCAGACGCCCGATGGCTGCtcgtccttcaccttccccCGCATCATGGGCCTCGCCTCT GCTAACGAGCTGCTGCTGAGTGGCAGGAAGTTGACGGCTCAGGAGGCGTGTTCTAAAGGTTTGGTATCTCAGGTTCTGTGGCCGGGAAccttcacacaggaagtgatgctCCGGGTCAAAGAGCTGGTGATGGTCGACTCACTG GTTCTGCGGGAGTCCAAAGCCCTGATGAGGAACACCAGTCGCAGTGCTCTGGAACAAGCTAATGAGCGCGAATGTGAAGCCCTGAAGAGAGTCTGGGGCTCATCACAGGGAACCGACTCCATCTTGCAGTACCTGCAGAGGGGAACCGAGCTCTGCTAG
- the cdyl gene encoding chromodomain Y-like protein isoform X2, with protein sequence MVYVHDFNRQYAQRQRDTTLLRSTRSSPSLHCSPAHRLPCRPPTSMAARSNVSSDITGGCEQVKPALSPAPLPSAGLTRPASVGSQQPSPAGRFSSSLMSASPAGSARRSVDLSKTGIKILVPKSPMNSRLDSEDCSSEAAHSLEAGAQEAHLVPPEVALLEKPAGVQLGPGEERARMGTRPRSQNPLPPPRVPVTPAAMRSLSGTGNSALMEAVAANGMSGVQSAVTGVTSATGKRRLEERSAFDKRLRFSVRQTESAYRYRDIVVKKQDGFTHILLSTKSSENNTLNPEVMKEIQSAMATAASDDSKLVLLGAVGSVFCCGLDFLYFIRRLTDERKKESIKMAETIRTFVNTFIQFRKPIVAAVNGPALGLGAAVLPLCDVVWANEKAWFQTPYASYGQTPDGCSSFTFPRIMGLASANELLLSGRKLTAQEACSKGLVSQVLWPGTFTQEVMLRVKELVMVDSLVLRESKALMRNTSRSALEQANERECEALKRVWGSSQGTDSILQYLQRGTELC encoded by the exons ATGGTCTACGTTCACGACTTTAACCGTCAGTACGCTCAGCGTCAGAGGGATACCACGTTACTGCGCTCCACCCGCAGCTCACCTAGCCTACACTGCAGCCCTGCCCACAGACTGCCTTGCAGGCCGCCCACCTCCATGGCAGCACGCAGTAACGtcagcagtgacatcacaggagGCTGTGAGCAGGTGAAACCTGCTCTCAGCCCGGCTCCACTGCCCTCCGCTGGACTGACCCGCCCAGCCTCCGTCGGCTCCCAGCAGCCCTCACCAGCAGGCAGATTCAGCAGCAGTCTGATGTCAGCGTCTCCGGCTGGCTCGGCCCGCCGCAGCGTGGACCTATCCAAGACCGGCATCAAGATCCTTGTTCCTAAGAGTCCCATGAACAGTCGTCTGGACTCAGAGGACTGTTCCAGCGAGGCGGCTCACAGCCTGGAGGCCGGAGCTCAGGAGGCTCACCTGGTCCCACCTGAGGTTGCCCTGCTGGAGAAACCTGCAGGCGTCCAGCTGGGGCCCGGAGAGGAGAGGGCCCGCATGGGGACCAGACCCCGCAGCCAGAACCCCCTGCCCCCACCCCGGGTACCCGTCACACCTGCTGCCATGCGCTCCCTTAGCGGCACAG GTAACTCTGCACTGATGGAGGCTGTAGCTGCCAACGGGATGTCAGGTGTGCAGAGTGCTGTTACCGGGGTGACCAGCGCAACAGGGAAGCGACGTCTGGAGGAACGGTCTGCTTTTGACAAACGTCTGAGATTCAGCGTGCGACAAACAGAGAGCGCTTACCGTTACCGTGACATTGTGGTGAAGAAACAAGATGGCTTCACCCACATCCTGTTGTCAACCAAGAGCTCCGAGAACAACACGCTCAATCCTGAG GTTATGAAGGAGATACAGAgtgccatggcaacagcagcaTCAGATGACAGTAAGCTGGTGTTACTCGGCGCCGTCGGCAGCGTCTTCTGCTGCGGCCTTGACTTCCTGTATTTCATCAGACGGCTGACAGATGAAAGGAAGAAGGAGAGCATCAAGATGGCTGAGACCATCAG gaCCTTCGTCAACACCTTCATCCAGTTCAGGAAGCCGATTGTGGCAGCGGTAAATGGGCCCGCCCTTGGCCTCGGCGCTGCCGTCCTGCCGCTCTGTGACGTCGTGTGGGCCAATGAGAAGGCCTGGTTCCAGACGCCGTATGCATCCTATGGCCAGACGCCCGATGGCTGCtcgtccttcaccttccccCGCATCATGGGCCTCGCCTCT GCTAACGAGCTGCTGCTGAGTGGCAGGAAGTTGACGGCTCAGGAGGCGTGTTCTAAAGGTTTGGTATCTCAGGTTCTGTGGCCGGGAAccttcacacaggaagtgatgctCCGGGTCAAAGAGCTGGTGATGGTCGACTCACTG GTTCTGCGGGAGTCCAAAGCCCTGATGAGGAACACCAGTCGCAGTGCTCTGGAACAAGCTAATGAGCGCGAATGTGAAGCCCTGAAGAGAGTCTGGGGCTCATCACAGGGAACCGACTCCATCTTGCAGTACCTGCAGAGGGGAACCGAGCTCTGCTAG